From Solea senegalensis isolate Sse05_10M linkage group LG19, IFAPA_SoseM_1, whole genome shotgun sequence, the proteins below share one genomic window:
- the LOC122785417 gene encoding uncharacterized protein LOC122785417 yields MQGTFGQVVRSDHTRKVARKVILSSGTMSSYAIMNKNWMIASWVLVQSKTEKSLTPMYQGLAKRYDDAGVEKAKYHWVDRDCCAPFRIPDLQHGECLNWDAWKTTESIVVEATVGALENTCASCTDYNRNIVVKLDLFRCMRRFTWECTSEHHSLYSTFCQLLSSAFSVVDQEDLLKLTSAYQFCGIQPPNPTKQHIREHCRTLIPAPAELVNRVEKVLRHFHLTTDPNNVPLFKHTMLKTWRIQRVHILRGCLSDPQLPGEPCTGMGGLCS; encoded by the exons ATGCAGGGCACTTTCGGACAGGTCGTGCGCTCTGACCACACCCGGAAAGTGGCACGTAAAGTGATCCTGTCATCAGGCACCATGTCCAGTTATGCCATCATGAACAAGAACTGGATGATCGCCTCCTGGGTCTTGGTGcaatcaaaaacagagaaatcgCTTACGCCTATGTACCAGGGGTTAGCGAAGAGGTACGATGATGCTGGGGTGGAAAAGGCCAAGTACCACTGGGTAGACAG GGACTGCTGTGCGCCATTCAGAATCCCTGACCTTCAACACGGAGAGTGCCTTAACTGGGATGCCTGGAAGACGACAGAGTCCATCGTTGTCGAGGCCACAGTTGGTGCTCTGGAGAACACTTGTGCGTCTTGTACAGACTACAACCGCAACATTGTGGTCAAGTTGGACCTGTTCCGCTGTATGAGGCGCTTTACTTGGGAGTGCACTTCAGAGCATCATTCCCTCTACAGCACCTTCTGCCaactcctctcctctgccttctCTGTCGTGGATCAGGAGGACCTACTGAAACTGACAAGTGCTTACCAGTTCTGTGGAATTCAACCGCCAAATCCCACAAAACAGCATATCAGAGAACACTGTAGAACCCTGATCCCAGCGCCAGCAGAACTAGTCAACAGAGTGGAGAAAGTTCTTCGACATTTCCACCTGACCACAGACCCAAACAATGTACCTCTCTTCAAACATACCATGCTGAAGACTTGGCGTATCCAGAGGGTGCACATTCTGCGTGGGTGCCTGAGTGACCCCCAGCTCCCTGGGGAACCCTGTACAGGTATGGGGGGACTCTGCAGCTGA
- the LOC122784818 gene encoding vegetative cell wall protein gp1-like: MVMEKTTIQLPVMNTATIASWYNKLQKKQEKSMLEQGLSIPKNTNVSPESLPLAVVRKDRPCVPTSSVANPHIFVLPSNTAGTAQLKQRRNLPVTPSAIRPPFLAALDQPLHPPQPVPQPLLLAPQPLLLAPQPLLPAPQPLLLAPQPLLPAPQAVLRKLVLPSHSHYNSG, translated from the exons ATGGTGATGGAGAAGACCACCATCCAGCTCCCGGTGATGAATACTGCAACCATCGCTAGTTG gTACAATAAACTTCagaaaaagcaggagaagagCATGCTGGAGCAAGGCCTGTCTATTCCAAAGAACACTAATGTGAGCCCAGAGAGCTTGCCTCTTGCAGTTGTGAGGAAAGACAGGCCCTGTGTCCCGACCAGCAGTGTGGCAAATCCCCACATCTTTGTCCTGCCCTCTAACACGGCAGGGACCGCGCAGCTGAAACAGCGACGGAACCTGCCAGTGACTCCATCTGCAATTCGGCCACCATTCCTTGCAGCTCTCGATCAACCTCTTCATCCTCCCCAGCCTGTACCACAACCTCTCCTGCTTGCACCACAACCTCTCCTGCTTGCACCACAACCTCTCCTGCCTGCACCGCAACCTCTCCTGCTTGCACCACAACCTCTCCTGCCTGCACCACAAGCAGTACTTCGGAAATTGGTACTGCCAAGCCACAGCCACTACAACTCTGGCTGA